The genomic stretch GCCGATGGTGTGCGAGTTTTGGTCGATCGGGTCTGGCCAAGAGGCCTAAAGAGAACCGAGCTGCAGCTGGATTATTGGTTTCCCGAAGTAGCTCCCAGTTCTCCATTACGAAAGTGGTTTGGGCACGACCCCACGAAATGGGAAGAATTCCGGCAGCGATATCAAAAGGAGTTAGAATCAGAAGAGAAAAAAGGCGTTCTTACCAAGCTTCTTCATTGGGCAAAGTCAGGGTCCCTCACGCTTCTCTACTCGGCGCGCGATCCCAAGCACAATCAAGCGCTGGTATTACGGGATTTTTTGCGGCAAAAACTTGAGCGTGGTAACCCGTAGTCCCTCTCATGGGCTTTTTTCTCCTTTAGTCCCGGTGCTTCAGCGCCGCTTCAGGAAAACAAAGCCTCTCGAGAAGGTCAATCGTCAAGGGTTCTAAGGTTCCTACCACGAGAACCGCACCGGGAAAGCCACTCCCAAAAGTGTAATCGTTATAAACGATCGCGCATCGAATCCCGGCGTTTCGAGCTGCCTCCAAACCCTGCGGGGAATCCTCCAAAGCCAGCACCTCATCCGGGGACAGCTTGAAAAGTTCTAGACATCTGCGGTAAAGCGGCGAATCCAGTGCCCCTTTCATCCCGGACTCCTTCCCCAGGACCGGGCAAAAAAAGGAAGCCCATTGAGGCAATCGAGCTCGCAAAAGAGCCCAAATCTGTGCTTCATCCGAAGTCGAAACGATCCCTAGGTACATGCGCCGGCTCACGGCCTGCTCTATCAAGCGGGCCACCCCGGGACGAAGCGACAAACGAGGAACGTATTTGTTAATATAAAGTTCCCTTTTCACCGTGGCCACGCGGCGCGCCTCTTCATCCAGGCGCTCGGTGTCCCATTGAGGAAAAACCGATTGGAGCGCATGCCGAATCCGCAAGTAATTTCCCGGAATGGCCAGAAGCTTTTGAAACTCCTCCCAACTCCATCGTATGGGAAAACCACATTGCTCAAACGCCTCATTACAAGCCGGTAAATGGCCCTCTTTTTCCGTCTCCGCTAGCGTGCCATCCACATCAAAAATGATCCCTTTGAGCGACATCTCCCCTCTTTGTCTTCCGAGAAGTTAACCCCGTTTCCACCGGGATTCCCATTCCCCCTTTACCGAGCTTGACACAACCGATCCAATTCTTCCTGGCTAACTGCATACGGTTCCGTGGTCTCGATGATCCACGATGAAAACGAGCGCAAGGGAAGACCCAGGAGAGCACAGTGCAAAAGTGCTCGTACGTACTTATGAAGCACGATAAGGAAGGGCCCTTGCGGACCCTGTTCCCAAAGTTTCGCAACCGCTCGCACGATCCTTTCCTGCGCCTGCCAGACAGGTTCCGTCGAGCCGGGCGGCAAGGGAAATTGCGAAGGATCCTCTAGCCATCGCGCATACGGCGAAGCGGAATCCTCCAGAAGATCTTGACTCCTTTTTCCTTCCCATTCCCCAAGATCTATTTCTCGAAGGTCGTCACAAACCACGAGCCCAATCCCGAGTCCTTTTGCGTAGAGCTCCGCTGTCTCTTTTCCCCGAGAAAGCGGGCTACAGGCGACCCATCGCAGCCCCAAAGAACGCAGCTTGGCGAGGTTCTCTCGAGCCTCTTGCCGCCCCTCCTCGCACAGGGGAACGTCGGTGAGCCCCTGGATCCGACCTTCCAAATTCCAGCGGGTCTTACAGTGGCGAACGATATAGAGGGGAGCTTCCACTGGCCCGTTGCGAGATAGCTGAACCTTCCCCACACGCTGAAGCCAAAGACTTTTTCGCTTTCGGACCCTAGTGCCCCGCCCCCGCAAGCCGGTCAAGACACGCTTTCACCGCTTCCACCACACGTGCTGGCGTGATCCCAAGCTTTTCGTAAACCACCTTGTAAGGGGCCGAAGCGCCAAAACGGTCTAGCCCAACGATCTCGCCATCCAGTCCGACATACCGCCGCCACGGCCAGCTGCGAGCAGCCTCGACGGCCACCCGAGCCCGAATCCTTGGGGGAAGAACACTCTCTCGATAGGAACGGGGCTGTTCTTCGAAAAGTTCCCAACAGGGCATGGAAACCACTCGCACCCCAATCCCCTCGGCACGGAGCAACTCCCGTGCGGAAAGGGCAACGTGGACCTCCGACCCGCTGGCGAGCAAAATGGCTCGAAAGTCCGCATCCTCAACCAAAATATAAGCCCCTCGAACCGCTCCTTCCTGCGCAGCCAGTTGAGAACGATCCAATACGGGAACGGCTTGGCGGGTCAACACCAAGGCAACCGGGCCTTCCCTGCGGGTAAGAGCGATCTTCCAGCCAACCACCGTTTCCGTGGCATCCGCCGGTCGAAATACCCAAAGGTTAGGGATAGCCCGCAAGCTTGCCAGATGTTCCACCGGTTGATGGGTAGGACCATCCTCTCCAAGCCCGATACTGTCATGAGTAAAGACATAGATGACTGGAAGCTTCATCAGAGCCGCCAGTCGAATCGAAGGCCTCATGTAGTCGGAAAAGACCAGAAACGTGCCGCCATAGGGGCGAATGCCGCCATGCAAACAAAGTCCATTGAGGATAGCCCCCATGGCATGTTCCCGGACTCCAAAATGAATGTAGCGCCCCGAAAAATCATCACGCCGGATAGCCTTTTCCCCCTTGGGTTGGGTGTTATTACTGGGGGTAAGGTCCCCCGAGCCTCCAATCAAATTGGGGATCCGAGGAAAGATAGCCGAAAGAACCGCACCGGAAGCCGCCCTTGTTGCCAGAGGAGCCTGCGGAGAAAAGCTGGGCAGCTCTCGATCCCAATCCGGACTCAGCTCTCCCTGCCAGATGGCCTCCCAAAGCCGCGCCAGTTCCGGAAAAGCCTGGCGATATCGCAAGTAAAGCTCGTTCCACTCTTTATGTCTCTGCCGACCCCGTTCGGCCGCTTGCCGGAAAAACTCCTTAGCTTCCTCCGGGACATAAAACTCCTCCTGCGGTAAGCCGAGTCGCTCCTTGGCCAGTTTGACTTCTTCTACACCTAAGGGTTCCCCATGCGCCTTGGCTGAATCTTGCCGGTTGGGACTCCCAAACCCAATGTGGGTCCTGCAGGCGATAAGCGACGGCCGGGCCGTTTCCCGCCGCGCGCTTTCTAAAGCCGCCTCCACAGCTTCGGGGTCGTGTCCATCGACCCGCTGAGTATGCCATCCGTATGCGGCGAAACGCATCAAAACATCTTCGGAAAAGGCTAGTTCTGTAGGCCCGTCAATCGTCACCCTATTGTCATCATAAAGGACCACGAGTTTCCCTAAGCCGAGATGACCAGCCAGGGAGGCTGCCTCGTGTGAGATCCCCTCCATAAGGTCTCCATCACTGGCAATCACGTAGGTCCAGTGATCGACGATAGGAAAACCGGGCCGGTTAAAGTGCGTCGCCAGCCAGCGCTCCGCCAGGGCTATCCCGACAGCATTTCCGAATCCCTGGCCCAAGGGTCCGGTTGTCGTCTCCACTCCCGGAGTTAACCCATACTCCGGATGGCCGGGCGTGCGGCTTCCCCATTGCCGAAACCGTTGGATCTCTTCCAGAGGAAGATCAAACCCGCACAGGTGCAAAAGACCGTAAAGGAGCATGCACCCATGCCCCGCAGAAAGAATAAACCGGTCTCGGTCTGGCCACTGGGGATCGGAGGGATCAAAGGAGAGAAACCGGCCCCAAAGGACAACCGCCACGTCTGCCATGCCCATCGGCATCCCGGGGTGACCCGAGTTGGCACGCTGGACCGCATCCATGGCTAAACCGCGGAGAGTATTGGCGGCGATCCGGCGTAGCCGCCCAATTTCTGCTGTTGCTCCTTTCATGTTCCAAAAGGAAGGTTCCTCGGGTTAGCCCACGGTCCTACTCGTGGTTAACCGAGGTCCCGACAAACGCGCGCTGTCGCCGCAACATCCGCAAGGCATCCACGGGAGGCGCGTAGGGAACCTGCGCGTTCTCTTCATAGGCTCGAAGCAGATGATAGGCTAGCAAAAGCTGCGTTAAAGCCAGCGGGTGGCTTCTCCGTTTTTCCCCCCGGTCGACATAGACCCCCAAGCCGTCGGTCTGCAAAGGAGGGACCCCGGGGGGTAAATGCTTCCAAATCGTTTCCTCGAGCTTGGTCGCCTCTTCATCACTGACATTCCCATCAATTTCTAAAACGTCTACCGGACGATGGGTGTCCCTGGCTAATTCCAGACGGATGGCGGAACGACCACCAGGAGGAGTGTCAAACAAATAGCTCAAATCCGGATGGGGGATGGTGGGGCGAAGGATCAACCGAACGTTCAAGTGCCCATCGCTTTCCCCAGGCCTGGCCCCCTCCGATGGATAAAACCGCACCACAATGTCCGCAAAAGCCCGTTGGGGACGAATGAAAGCCTGCGAATCATGTTCCCGTAATTCGAGTTCTTTAAGAACTTGTTCAGCGGTATATCCCCGCTTGGACGTGTCTCTCCGGATTTTCCACAGCCGGCGCAAATCCTCCGGGGGATCCAAATACACCTTAACATCGTAAAACTGCCGCATGACGGAAGTATAAAAACAAAGAAGCCCCTCCACGATGACAAACTGGCGAGGCACGACATACTCCGGACGGACCAGGGTACCGTTGGAATGGTCATAAACCGGTTTGAGAATCGGTTGCCCGTAGTGTAGCCGTTCCAAATGCTGCTCGAAAATGTCCAGATAGTTACAGTCCGGATGAAGGGCAGTGATGCCAATTTGAGCCCGTTCCTTGCGATCATACTTGTGGTAATCGTCAGCACAGATTGCGGTTACCCGCTCTGGGCCCAGCACTTCCACAAGCCCATCGGTCAACGTGGACTTACCTGCCGCGCTATCTCCCACAATGCCAAGAAGAATAGGTCGTCCCACGAAGGTCATCTCAGTCCTTTTCTTTTTTCTAGGGTTTAGGAAGCCGCTGTGACTTCCATTGCCTCCTTAAATACCCGGCTCTGACGCACGTCGGACTCGTCGATCCGCATCAGTTCCTCCCGGTTTACAAGCCCTCCTTGCCGCAAGAGCCGATTGGCCTGACGAAGTTTGATCCGGTCAAGGGCATTACGCACACTGCGCCCGTAGGAAAAATAGGGTTGCTTCATCCGTAAAACCAGATACTCGCGAAAGGCTTCCCGGGAACGTTCATCAAAGAAGTAATTTTGCTGTTGGAGCATAAGTTCGGCAATCGCCATAAGCTCTTCCACTGTGTACTCAGGAAAATCAATATGATGGGCAATCCGTGAGTGCATTCCAGGATTGGCCTGGAAAAAAACATCCATCTTCTCCTTGTACCCTGCTAAAATCACCACAAGATCGTCTCGTTTCTCCTCCATCCCCTGGAGCAGCATCTCAATGGCCTCTTGCCCGTAGTCCCTCTCATTTTCTGGGCGATACAGGTAATAGGCCTCATCGATGAAGAGGACCCCTCCAGTCGCTCTTTTCAAAACCTCCTTGGTTTTCGGCGCGGTATGCCCAACGTATTGCCCCACAAGATCCTCGCGCGTAGCAACCACCAGGTGCCCCTTTCGGATATAACCCAGCCGGTGCAAGATGGACGCCATCCTGAGCGCAACCGTAGTCTTTCCGGTACCCGGCTTTCCCGTAAAGCACATGTGCAAAGTCGGTCGTTCCGTATCAATCCCGAATTTTTCACGTAATTTGGCAACGAGAAGACTTGCTGCAATCTCTCCAATTCTGGTTTTAACGGGTTTAAGCCCAACAAGCTCTCGGTCTAGCTGACGTAAAATTTCCTCAATTCCGGACTCTCGGTAGGCAGCATCTAGATCCACAAGGCCCGACTCGCTGATCATTTCCTTCTCCGAACCCAAGAGTCCGACCACCGCACCAGATGCGGCCTCTTCATGGACCACCATAACTCCCTCCTATCGATTCTCTCGCCCGTCTAGACCTATTGACCCGGTCACTGCCTCCCGGCTAGGATTCTCTTCCCTATGGTCTCCAAAAAGGAGGTTATCCTACACCCTTCTCGTTCCCCGCATACCCACGCGGACGATCTTTTGCATAGGGATGAAGCGAGTACTTGATCTGCCGATCTTGGTAATCCAACCTCTCCAT from Candidatus Methylacidithermus pantelleriae encodes the following:
- a CDS encoding HAD hydrolase-like protein, which gives rise to MSLKGIIFDVDGTLAETEKEGHLPACNEAFEQCGFPIRWSWEEFQKLLAIPGNYLRIRHALQSVFPQWDTERLDEEARRVATVKRELYINKYVPRLSLRPGVARLIEQAVSRRMYLGIVSTSDEAQIWALLRARLPQWASFFCPVLGKESGMKGALDSPLYRRCLELFKLSPDEVLALEDSPQGLEAARNAGIRCAIVYNDYTFGSGFPGAVLVVGTLEPLTIDLLERLCFPEAALKHRD
- a CDS encoding DUF488 domain-containing protein, which codes for MRGRASCAIILNTVIRVKRVYDPPDPADGVRVLVDRVWPRGLKRTELQLDYWFPEVAPSSPLRKWFGHDPTKWEEFRQRYQKELESEEKKGVLTKLLHWAKSGSLTLLYSARDPKHNQALVLRDFLRQKLERGNP
- the tkt gene encoding transketolase, with amino-acid sequence MKGATAEIGRLRRIAANTLRGLAMDAVQRANSGHPGMPMGMADVAVVLWGRFLSFDPSDPQWPDRDRFILSAGHGCMLLYGLLHLCGFDLPLEEIQRFRQWGSRTPGHPEYGLTPGVETTTGPLGQGFGNAVGIALAERWLATHFNRPGFPIVDHWTYVIASDGDLMEGISHEAASLAGHLGLGKLVVLYDDNRVTIDGPTELAFSEDVLMRFAAYGWHTQRVDGHDPEAVEAALESARRETARPSLIACRTHIGFGSPNRQDSAKAHGEPLGVEEVKLAKERLGLPQEEFYVPEEAKEFFRQAAERGRQRHKEWNELYLRYRQAFPELARLWEAIWQGELSPDWDRELPSFSPQAPLATRAASGAVLSAIFPRIPNLIGGSGDLTPSNNTQPKGEKAIRRDDFSGRYIHFGVREHAMGAILNGLCLHGGIRPYGGTFLVFSDYMRPSIRLAALMKLPVIYVFTHDSIGLGEDGPTHQPVEHLASLRAIPNLWVFRPADATETVVGWKIALTRREGPVALVLTRQAVPVLDRSQLAAQEGAVRGAYILVEDADFRAILLASGSEVHVALSARELLRAEGIGVRVVSMPCWELFEEQPRSYRESVLPPRIRARVAVEAARSWPWRRYVGLDGEIVGLDRFGASAPYKVVYEKLGITPARVVEAVKACLDRLAGAGH
- a CDS encoding histidine phosphatase family protein, producing MTGLRGRGTRVRKRKSLWLQRVGKVQLSRNGPVEAPLYIVRHCKTRWNLEGRIQGLTDVPLCEEGRQEARENLAKLRSLGLRWVACSPLSRGKETAELYAKGLGIGLVVCDDLREIDLGEWEGKRSQDLLEDSASPYARWLEDPSQFPLPPGSTEPVWQAQERIVRAVAKLWEQGPQGPFLIVLHKYVRALLHCALLGLPLRSFSSWIIETTEPYAVSQEELDRLCQAR
- the cbbX gene encoding CbbX protein; the encoded protein is MISESGLVDLDAAYRESGIEEILRQLDRELVGLKPVKTRIGEIAASLLVAKLREKFGIDTERPTLHMCFTGKPGTGKTTVALRMASILHRLGYIRKGHLVVATREDLVGQYVGHTAPKTKEVLKRATGGVLFIDEAYYLYRPENERDYGQEAIEMLLQGMEEKRDDLVVILAGYKEKMDVFFQANPGMHSRIAHHIDFPEYTVEELMAIAELMLQQQNYFFDERSREAFREYLVLRMKQPYFSYGRSVRNALDRIKLRQANRLLRQGGLVNREELMRIDESDVRQSRVFKEAMEVTAAS
- a CDS encoding phosphoribulokinase, whose amino-acid sequence is MGRPILLGIVGDSAAGKSTLTDGLVEVLGPERVTAICADDYHKYDRKERAQIGITALHPDCNYLDIFEQHLERLHYGQPILKPVYDHSNGTLVRPEYVVPRQFVIVEGLLCFYTSVMRQFYDVKVYLDPPEDLRRLWKIRRDTSKRGYTAEQVLKELELREHDSQAFIRPQRAFADIVVRFYPSEGARPGESDGHLNVRLILRPTIPHPDLSYLFDTPPGGRSAIRLELARDTHRPVDVLEIDGNVSDEEATKLEETIWKHLPPGVPPLQTDGLGVYVDRGEKRRSHPLALTQLLLAYHLLRAYEENAQVPYAPPVDALRMLRRQRAFVGTSVNHE